TAGCTTTCAGCACTGCAGCCCAAGAGGGCAATGCTCCTTTCTCAGGGCCAGTCTTGGACTGCctctggggaaaagaaagaaaagttggggtttcctttgctttggggTGGGACATCTCTGGGGAGGAGTGCTCTGCTCAGGCTTCTGGTTGGAGAGCCCTGTGAAGATGAACCCTTTTGTAAACAGGGTTCCCCACGGTCTCTTCCTGGGTCCACCCAACAAGATCCAGACTCATCCTAGCAGATACCACAGCACCCCAAAATCAACAAGCTGTTCCGACTCAGACGTTCAGATAGGCAGACTGGGCAAAGGCCCCCGAAACTCACATTCCACTCTCTCTgcatcctcccttcctccctgggcGCCCAGCCGGTGCGGTTTTCGTGCTGCGCTTCTGGGGCGTAGACGCCCGCGCCCCTCCCTCGGGGACCTGGGCATCTCCGCTGAGCCccttcccagcccctctcccagggATTCCCTCGCCCCCGGGGGACCGGCGCCGTCTCCTCCCATTGGTGTGGCGCGCCCAGCACCACCCGTCAGTCCATCAGGCGCCCGCATTCCGGTACAGCCTTCCCGGCGTCCGCGGTCTGTCCGTCCACTCCTACCCGCAGCTTCAGTCAGTCTATTCCCGTCTCACCTCGACGCCGGCCTCCAGACTGCTCCGGCtgttgccgccgccgccgccgccgccaccgccgcggTTGCAGCCGCCGCAGCCGGGGAGGGAGCAAGTCAGCGAGCGAGGGAGGGAGGCGGCGGGTCTCCCCTCCCCTCGGCTCATCCCCTCCTCTCAGGTCCCCTCCCCTACGCTTCGCGGCCGCGCACCGCCCCCGCCCCTTGCACGGCTCCCGCCCCTCCCGGCCAGCCGGAGGGAGCCACGCGTGCCAGGCCCCGCGTTACCTGGGCAACCGGCCGGGGGACCACTCGCGCGGCTCCCTAGCCCTTCCCCCGCGCGCCTCCTGGGGGTGTCCCCTTCCCAGGCCCCGGGCCCCTCCCGCTAACGGTCACCGGGGGTCCTGGTAGAGGCAGGGGGTCAGGGGAAGCGGAGAGGGGTCTCCGAGGAGGCTGGACCAGTGAGACAGGCAGGACCAGGTGGAGGCACCCCTAccagcaggaagggaagggagatgaGGCCAAACTTGGGAGAGGCTGCAGAGGATGATCAGGGTGGAGTTTCCAGAAGGGAGCCTGCAGAACGGCGAGTCCCTCTACCGCcaaggaagcagcagcagcagaaatgggTAATGGAAGGCTCAAGAAAAGGGTCCCTGGAAGGGTCAGAGCTATGACTGGGAAGGGAATTCCAAGGGGCAGGATGGAGGCTGCAAGAGCAGTCTGGAACAGCAGGAGGGGGCTGGGTAAGAGCAGGGTGGACCACACCAAGAACGAAGAGGACTGGGCAGAAgtgcagtttttattttcaacGTCTTTGTTCCCAGTCCTAGGGCTGAGTTGCCTAGTCTTTCCACAGCTACATCATCCATCACCTCTCAGGGCCTTAAGAGTGTGCAGGTATTGGGCTGGGATGTGAGCAGCAGGCAGTGGGTCTGGACAGGGGAAGGGGAAAAGCAACATTTATGTCCAGCGAGCAACTGTTTCGGTTTCTGACCCAGGCCTCTTCAAACCTCCAGGGGCTATTCTGGGCTTGGGTGGATTGAGTATTCCCCAGACTCCGGAGTCCTAGAACTTGCTCCCCACAGCCTAGGAGCCTCGGCCCCACCCTGAATCTGGACTGCCTCGGCTGGTACTGCCTCTGGGGAAGGAGCCGAGCTGGAGCATCAGAACTGTACATGGCAGAGCAAGGCTGCGACTGGCTGACCGACTGCAGGCTTAAGAATTCCCTTAGGAGTGGGAACAGGGGGCTTGGTGAAAGCAATTCATTCATTGAGTCTGAGAcaggtttttatttaaaatttattgtaatGGGGTAGGCGCAAAAGGAGGGGGTGAAGGGTGGGGAACATGCAGGGGACACCGGAACACGATGACATGGCCAGGGCCACAGCTTCTGTCGTGGGGGAGAGGGATGAAAAGAAAAGgccagggctggagctggggtggaagagggaagggggagacaCTGTGGCtgcattccccccacccccaggaagcaCCTCTAGTCCCTGGATACCTCCATTTACCCTGGCCCCTAGGATTCCATCTCTTGTCCTGCCTCTGGCCCTAGTGGCTCCTTCTTTTGCTCCCCTTGACTTGTTTTCCCCTGACAGATTCTTAAGCAGGATGATGTTCAGGGCCTGACCCCAAACCACCCCACCTGATGAAGGTACAACCTTTGCCTTCTGCCCCTTCTCAAATCTCACCTTTCCCCATCTCTGGGACAGAATCTTtgatttccctccttcctctcctccctccccctggaaaaaaaaaaaaaaaagcaccaactCCCCAGGGAGGGGCAGCAGACAGGGGGGCGGGGGCACTGGGAGGAGGAGAGCAAGGACCATCAGGAGAGAAGGCTCACAAATCCCTGGAAGGGCAggccagggggtcacagagaggagaGGGGGTGAGGGCAGTGGCCACTCCTGGCCTCTGCTCCCCCCCTGCCCACTGTCCAGGGGACTTCAACACAACCAAGGGAACAGGTGTGTGTGGGGTCAGGTCTcacagggaggagagaggagcaggagAAACAAATCGTTAAAACCTAGCGAATTCTCCTAAGAAaacatttcttcctcctttccttctggaggctccttGGTTGGTGGGGGAAGTAGTGAGGAGTTGGTGGGAaaagagaggggaagaggagatGGTGCCGAGGGACTTTCCTccattctcccctctcccccccacCAACTTGGAGCTCACCAGGGCTGGGAGGGAAGTGGCTGAGAGCTCACAGGCACCCCCTCGGCCCCCGAGAGGGAGCCCACGGCTGTGGGTGGGGCTGCCACtgccgctgctgccgccgccgctgctgccgccgccgccatTGGACAGACCTCACCTGCCATTGGACAGACCTCACCTGTACCTGCAGGGTGAGAAACACCAGGAGATCACAGCGCGATCTGAATGGCAAGAGCCTTGCCCCTTGCCCCAGACGCCCTCCCCTGGGACACAGCCGTTGCTCACTCCCTGTTTAGTTGAGATTTCGGCCTGCATCCTTACCTCCTTCTCCTGAAAGgccctccctggtcccagaagtCTCCCTAACTTGGGGATAGCTGGGCATCCCTGGCCTTCCTAAGATCCCCTATTGGGTCCTGTGAGCCCCCTCGTCCCAcgcaccccatcccaccccccccAGCCATGCCCCACGCCTTGCCTGGTGGGTGCGGGGTCCCCCTCAGCAGGTGGGCTGTGGCTGGGGGGCATCTCCCGGGACAGGGGGGGCGGCCCCCCCCAGATGGGTCTGCATGTGGCCGGCCAGCTGGGCAGGGGTCTTGCAGTGCACGCTGCACAGCTTGCACAGGATGCGGTCAGCCCGCGGGGCCTGGAGCCCATGGTCCTTCACCGCGTGGATGCGCAGGTATGCTGCCGTGGTGAAGCCTATTGGGGGGGTGGatggggatgggggggtgggggtcagcCAGGCGGAGACCCCAGAGACGGGGTTGTTCTCCTAGGCTGGGGACGCCCTCCTCAGATGGCCCTGTCCTCCTCCCACCACATCCTTGGTAGCCTGGGGCCAACTActctgctggggctgggggtgggcacaGCTCCCCGTGTGTGGGAACTGGTTAAATGGTGTTGGCTTCTGGGCCTTGGTGTCCCCAGAGTCCATTCTCTGTGGCTGGGGGATCTCTCCTGGGGTGACAGGACACTGATTCCTAGCCACTTGAAGAGTTGACCCTCAGCAGAGAcggctgtgtcccctccctccagtGCCCCGTACAGTCTCAGCCCAGTTACTCAGTGGAGTGAATTTGTTTAAAAGCAGCTCCCTCTGCTACTGAGACAGGGCGAGTACTTTGTAAATCTCTGCCAACGTACTCCACTTGCCCCAGGAGCTGAAGACAAGAACTTGTGGCTGCACAGCTGAAACCTTGCCTGGCAACCGGTGGGAACTGGCTCTCTTGACCACTCCCTCCCCAAAGCAGTTgtgccccctcccatctccccacacacacccaagAGTTGACTCTTTCTGGTAGATCATCTCCTCCAGCCATGACATCTTAGAACTTAATGATGTTCAGTAGTCCCAACGTTTCTTCGTGTGCTTTCTAAAGGGATCTAGATGCCACGAGCTCTTGGCTACAGCACCTTTAACCCACATCTGTGGAAGGGCCTCTGGTTTTGTCCCCACCCTCTGTCCCTAGCCCTCCCGGCATCTCTCAGCATGTACCTTTGTTGCAGAGCTCACAGACATGGTGAGGACCCTGGCTGTGCACCTTCATGTGGTCCGAAATATAAGCCGAGCTCAACATCTTGCCACACACGTGACATGGCACCTTCTCCTCGTGTCGTACTGTGTGGGCCCGCAGACGGTCCTTCGTAGCAAAAGCTGCCTCACAtttctggggaggggggaggggcgtGGGGGGTGTCAGGAGAGTTAAAGCTTCAGGGAGTGGGGCGAGGGGGACAAGAGGTTAAAGGAATCAGAGCCTTGGGGGTCTTTGATCTGTAGGAAATGGGAGTGAGATGATGAGGCCTTGAAAAAGGGATGAGAAAATggagtgaaaaagcaaaaagaagagagagaaaaaggggcTCTGAGAGGCTGAACTCAGACAACTACAATGAGGATCAAAATCATGAAAATCAGGACAGGAGGAGGCGGGCTTCCTACCTCACATTTGAAGGGCCGTTCTGTTGAGTGCACTTGTCTGACGTGACTGTTGAGGTGATCCGGCCTGGGGACACGTTGGGGTTGGGGTTAGGGCCCTGGGGTGTGGAGGGGTCCCCGAGTCTGCCTAACTCGGTCCATCAAGCATTTGCAAGGTTCCCTGCGTTTTCTCCCAAGCCCAGGGATTCGAGTCCCGGTTAGGCAGGAAATCCCTCCTCTCGCTGTAGGCGGCCTCGGCCTCCTCCCACTCGAAGCGCTCCTACAACCCAAGGACCCACCTCCTTTTGCTAAGGACCACCCCCTGCTCCCTGGTAACCGGGAGaggcttccctccctcctccctgggagTGGCTCCCAGTCCCCATCCTCAgaaacctccctccctccccaccagccaAGGCCAGGCCACCTCCGTCACcgaccttccctccctccccacccgcccAGGGGGCGGCCGAGGCCCCGTGCACACCGGGAGAAGCTCTTGCCACAGTGGGAGCAGTTGTAGGGCTTGTGCACAGCGCCGTCATGTGAGCGCACGTGGTAGCTCATGCGGTCCTTGCGCTTGAAGCGCTGCTGGCACACCGGGCACTGGTAGGGCTTCTCGTCCGAGTGCGACAGCTTGTGTCGGTTCAGGTGGTAGACGTCGCGGAAGGCCTTGCCGCACATCTCGCAGGCGTGGTTCTTCCGGATGCGCTTTCCCGAGGCGGTCGTGGTCACCACACCACCGGCGGCCACTGCGGCCGCTCCGCCACCGGCACccgcctctccccctcccccgccagctCCGCTCAGTTGGGGCACGCTCAAGAGGCTTAGGGGCACCATGGTGGGCATCTTCATAGCACCCGAGGGGACCCGGCCGGCTTTGGCTCCGGTGTGGATGGCCTCGTGCCTTCGGAGGTTGTAGCCGTTCTTGAACTCCTTGGCGCACAGGGCGCAGATGTAGGGCCCCTTGCTCTTTGTCTTCTTCTCCAAGGCAGATGCGACCGGGGCCACGGCGACCGTCGAGGTTGGGGCAACGACGGCGGTGGCCGCGGCTGCGGCGATGGTGGCGGCAGAGACAGGGGGCGCGGCCTCGGCGGCGGGCGCCGACACCGGCGGGGGCGGCGGAGGGGGCGCTGGGGGCTGCTTCAGAGCCGCTGTGTCCACAGTGGAGGCGGCGGCCGGGGCCGGGGGCGCAGCAGCaacggcggcggcggcagcggcagcagcggCGGCAGCCGCGGCCGCGGCGGACTCCTGGGCGGCGGCGAGGACCGGGAGCAAGTCCACCTGGAGGGGCTCGGCCGCCGGGGCCTGGGGCGTGGGTGGGGGCGCCGGCGCGGCCTGTGAAGACAAGGCGCCGTGTGGGCCGCGGCCGCGGGTCGGCGCCCTCCCGGCCCGGCCCGCCACGGCCGGCCCCTACTCACCTGGAATGGACTCTGGGCGCAGCCCTGGGAGGCAAAGAAGCGGGACTGGAGCTCAGCCCCGACCTGCAGGGGGTTCTGGGCGTGACCCTGAGGTGGCGGGAAGGAGTTCATGAGGCCGCCCACCCCCCGGGAGTCCAGGCCCAGCACGGGGAAGGGGGGGGCCAGCAGCGTGCAAGGGAACACGGGGAACATGGCCTCGGCCACGGCGGGGCCCCCGGGGCTCAGCGGGGGCCGGGGGCGCGGGCCGCGCGGGGCCCGGGCTCGGGGCGCCGCCCCCGGCCGGCCGGGCTGGGCCGCGCCGAACGCATGGCCCGCGGGCCACCCCGCCGCCCGCGCACCCCGGCCggcgggagggagggaaggagggcgcCTGGCGGGCCGCGGAGCgcggcggcgacggcggcggcgACGCCCcctgggtgggggcgggaggccccgcggggccgggggccgggggcgggggcccgggcgacggcggcggcggcggcggttggagcctggcggggcggggtggggggagcgagGGAGCAGCCTCGGCCCCCGCCGCGCGCGCGCCCAGCCGGCGCCTcggggagggcgggggagggcgcgagggagggagggggacagCTGCGCGCGCACCGGGCGCGCGGAGGGGGGGTGGGACGGGAGGGAGGGCGGGCGGGAGGGGGTGTGGGaagggggggtggggcgggggagggggttgtTACCTGGAAGATGAAGCTGCTCCAGTTGCCGGGATCCAtggcggagggagggagggaggtggctcGCGCTCACCctggggcgggaggaggaggaggcggccgtgggggaggggggaacccGGGGAGGAGGCGCGCGGGGCGGGCgggaggggggaaggaggaggagggtggggggagcggaGCACACTGCGCGCGGGGAGGGAGGGCGGGCGGGGGGCGCGAGGACACACAAGAGGCTGGAGCGGGCGCGAGCGCGAGCGCGCGCGAGGCCCGCGGGAGGGGGGAGGTACGGAGGGACTCTGGCGGgaggagggacaggggagccaCCCAGCAGCCGGAGTCGCCCCAAGCGCGAGACCCCTGAGACGGCCGCTGATTGGCTGACGATGGCGCAGGTGGTGGGCGCGCGGGAGACGGGgcggcttctctctctctccccccctcAAAGATTCCACCCCCCGCTTCCCTCCGCCAGCGGCCGTTATTCCGCGCGCACGCGCACAAACTCGCTGTCGTTGTCGAGCGGGAGAATAGGGGAGCGCGCGCCGGGGTTGCGGATGGGGCGGGGCTAAGCTCTAAGCGCGCGCCCGCCTAACGGTCGTCGTCCTAGGGCTTTCGCGGGAGCTTTTTGTTTCCTCTCGGCCACCGTCCCGTCCCTCTCCCACTCCAGCGGTTTATTTACAATCCTGCGCCGCTTCGTGTTTTCCCAAAGATGGCGCCCAAAGAAGTTTGCCGGCGGAGCTTGTGGCCCATCCCAAGGGCAATTAtaccccggccccgcccctgtAGTCCCAAGAATCACGCTGAAGCAACGGGGTGAAAACTGTATTTACAAGACAAGCAGTTACacaaggacttaaaaaaaaaaaagggggcgaGGGACAGAGGAGGGGCGCCAGCAGTCAGGAGGGGCCACAGCCCTGGCCCGCGGCAAGACCCAGGATGttcgcctgcaacacaggagggaaggggagagcagGTTTAGAGCCGGGCAGGGCACAAGCCAGGGGAACAAGGGGGCCCGAGCCGCGAGCTCACCTTCAGGAACGACTCCATCTGTTTCCCCGATATGCCCTCCACGCGTTCCAGGTCCTCAACCTGGCAGGACAACAGCGATGGGGAAGGGTCTAGGCCAGGTTCCCCCCACCCAACTCCATTCCAAGGCTGTCCTCCCTGGGCCATTACCTGGCTGAAGGGGCCGTGGAGCTCCCTCCAGCCCACGATGAGCTGAGCCTTCTTTTGGCCAATGCGCTGCAGGCTGCGCAGATCACGGGCTGAGCCTTCGTTCAGCAGATCTAATATTTTTTGGCGACCATGGGCCAGTAACTCTGGGCTGATCTGTAGCTCCCAGCCGTCCTCAGCCTTCTCTTCTGGCTGTGAGGCATCTAGGGACTCCAGCTATGAGGCAGGAGGTGAGTGACAGAAACAGTTTGCTGTTCGGCCCACGGCAGTGAACCGCTCTGCACTCCTCGCCAAGGATAGGCGTCTTAACAGCAGCTACCTGCCCGCCCTCCCCAGCCTGTTTCCCTCCTGTCCAGGGTCTGTTCTGACACCCTTCCCTCTGGTCACTCTGGTGTGATTCCCAATTTATCTGATTTGTGAAAGAGTAGAATAGAATTGTGATGATCAAATGAGTTAATGAATGTAAAACACAGAGCAAGCTCTTAAATCGGATCCCTCATttctgaaaaggaaagaataagttCTTTCATCTCCAGGAAGGCACATAAGATAAAGTTCTCAACAAACGACTCTCAGTTGATGTCATCTCAGTTTAAAAATTGAGGTGGGTCTTTCAGTGTTATTTCTTGACTGTTTAGTTGTCTGCCTAAGTGGGCTCTGTAGTTTGTAGAGGGCAGGACCCATACACACTGTGCCTAGTAAGTAGCTACTGAGAGTGAGAGcgttgggaagaaagaaaaataacaggtgATGGACACCCATCCTGCTAGGTACATTCATATTACCCACATTTCATCCTAAATGCCCTGTAAGGCATTCAGAGGGTAAGCAACATGGAAGGGTTGTAAAAGCTGATAAGGGTTTGGCCAGGCCACGTAACTCTGTGGCCAGTCCTCTTCCCACTAGAGGTCTCTGCCTTTTCTCCTGGGCTCAGCTTACAAGCTACTCTCACCTTTCTCTTCCGACTTTTCTTCTTCAAGATGTGGATCTCAGCATTTGGGGATGCTGCCTGCTCCTGAACTGAAAGTAAGAATTATGAGCTGGAGTCAGAGCAGAGGCCACTTTTCAGCCCCCCTGGTAGCCATTTGGTCTTCCATTACTGATTCCTTTGTTCCCCTCCTCCAAGTTAaccttctcttttgtttccaCAGGACCTTTCTCATACTTATATATGAACATAATCTCAGTTGGTCTTTAATGATAATCAGTCATGCGCTGGTCAGTCTACCCCACTGGACTAAATGACTGAGAGCAGTACACCCAGCTCTTACTTCATATCCACTTTCCCCCTTTCCATCACGGTGGGAGGACATGAGTGACATAAAGACAGTTGCTCCAAACATCACCTTTCTTCCAAGATCTCAGTTATCTGGGCCCTTCTGGCCCCTATAGCCAAACTTACTCAGTTGTAGAGGCATCACCACTGCCTTTTTGAGGGGCTTAGCCACTGTGACTATACGGCGAGCAAGGGGTCGGAGCATTGTGGGAGAGTAGTTCTCTTTCTCCTTGGGGTCAGCAGCCTCCTGGGCCAGCACTTTGGCTTCCAGTTCTTTTTGCTTCATCTTAAGCCTCTGTTAGAAAGGATCAGGGAGAGATATGACCCAGAACCAACTTTAGGGCAGTGGACTAGGAAAGTGAGTGTGCAGGGCTCTGAGGCTTTAGAAGAGCAGAGTGAGCACCTACAAGAGAAACTACCAGGAGACAACTGGAGCCCAGGGTAATTAAAGGTTTTCTAATGATCAGGGCTGCCCAGAGGTAGAAGGAGCTTCTTTGTGAAATACTGAAAGGAAAGGCTGTTCAAGCAGAGTCCTAACTTAATTTGATCTGGGTTTTAGCAAATGGCAGTGTCTTACACTTGTACCTGGAATTTTTTCCTCTTGTCCCCTCACCTGTGatctcaattatttttcaaagttcagTTAAGGAAATTCAAGCAAAAGCTATAGAAGGGAGGGATTCCAGTGTTGGGTGAAAACTGGATGCTGGTCCAGCCTTTCTGGTCCTTCCCTATTTGAAGATCCTCCGACTACTTCTCAAGGTCAGCAAGAatcccagccccagcctcccaaCACTTACCTCAATTTCCAAATCCTTCTCTTCCACTGTCTTCATGAGCACCATCCGCTCTCGCTTTGGGGTGCTCAGCAAAGGGGTCCCCTGGCTCCCCTGGGAGCCCAGCAGACGGTCCAAGCTTAGAAGGCGCTCCAGCATTGCCGGATCCATGCTGCTTAGCTTCTGTAGGGGGCTGAGCACACAAAGAGGTTACTCCCCACTTACCTCTTCTCTCATCATCATCTCCAGCAGCAGGATTCCCCTCATCCTGCCTTAACTTGGTGTTTCTGTGGTTCCAGAACCCAACTGTTAACTTGCTGGCAACCCTGAACAAGTTATCCAGACACCCTAGGTGCAGTGTCTTCTTCAGGTGAATGGGGATCAATCACTACCTGCCTAGGTAAACCTCTCAAGGAGGCCAGATCAAATGAGAAGAAGCATTTCATCACCACTGAATGGCAGGTATTCATGGGATCTAAGACATCCCCCTGCCCTGAGGGGTACAGTCAAACAGTAAGAAATCATAAGGTGACAGCAAGGGCCATCCGTCTGCCTGTTCATTTGGAGGAGCAGTTGGTGCAAGATTCACAGGGGAGGTCATCTTCAGCGGGGCTCTGAAAACCACTGAAGACCTCAAATGCCAAGCCTTTCTCCTGTGGGCAGTAGGAAAAGCCTATTCAAATAGAGACCTAACTTAATCTGAACATgttaacattttttccttctgtctagAATTTCCCCCTCACATCTGATCTCAGTTATCATTCAAAGTCAGTTTGATGCCACCTTTCTAGTGATGCCAGCTTGGCTGTGTATCTTCTTTCCTACACTATGAACTAGCTTCTCGAGGATAGAAATTGCCCTGTTCTTTATGTACAAGGGCCTCCGAGAGCAGGATCAGAAAGTACAGGTAAACACAGaagtcatttcttctttcctggctGTCGCAGAACAAAAGGATCCTCCTTC
The sequence above is drawn from the Cervus canadensis isolate Bull #8, Minnesota chromosome 32, ASM1932006v1, whole genome shotgun sequence genome and encodes:
- the MAZ gene encoding myc-associated zinc finger protein isoform X5, with amino-acid sequence MFPVFPCTLLAPPFPVLGLDSRGVGGLMNSFPPPQGHAQNPLQVGAELQSRFFASQGCAQSPFQAAPAPPPTPQAPAAEPLQVDLLPVLAAAQESAAAAAAAAAAAAAAAVAAAPPAPAAASTVDTAALKQPPAPPPPPPPVSAPAAEAAPPVSAATIAAAAATAVVAPTSTVAVAPVASALEKKTKSKGPYICALCAKEFKNGYNLRRHEAIHTGAKAGRVPSGAMKMPTMVPLSLLSVPQLSGAGGGGGEAGAGGGAAAVAAGGVVTTTASGKRIRKNHACEMCGKAFRDVYHLNRHKLSHSDEKPYQCPVCQQRFKRKDRMSYHVRSHDGAVHKPYNCSHCGKSFSRPDHLNSHVRQVHSTERPFKCEASSSHSHFLQIKDPQGSDSFNLLSPSPHSLKL
- the MAZ gene encoding myc-associated zinc finger protein isoform X2; its protein translation is MFPVFPCTLLAPPFPVLGLDSRGVGGLMNSFPPPQGHAQNPLQVGAELQSRFFASQGCAQSPFQAAPAPPPTPQAPAAEPLQVDLLPVLAAAQESAAAAAAAAAAAAAAAVAAAPPAPAAASTVDTAALKQPPAPPPPPPPVSAPAAEAAPPVSAATIAAAAATAVVAPTSTVAVAPVASALEKKTKSKGPYICALCAKEFKNGYNLRRHEAIHTGAKAGRVPSGAMKMPTMVPLSLLSVPQLSGAGGGGGEAGAGGGAAAVAAGGVVTTTASGKRIRKNHACEMCGKAFRDVYHLNRHKLSHSDEKPYQCPVCQQRFKRKDRMSYHVRSHDGAVHKPYNCSHCGKSFSRPDHLNSHVRQVHSTERPFKCEKCEAAFATKDRLRAHTVRHEEKVPCHVCGKMLSSAYISDHMKVHSQGPHHVCELCNKGTGEVCPMAGEVCPMAAAAAAAAAAAAVAAPPTAVGSLSGAEGVPVSSQPLPSQPW
- the MAZ gene encoding myc-associated zinc finger protein isoform X4 — encoded protein: MDPGNWSSFIFQGHAQNPLQVGAELQSRFFASQGCAQSPFQAAPAPPPTPQAPAAEPLQVDLLPVLAAAQESAAAAAAAAAAAAAAAVAAAPPAPAAASTVDTAALKQPPAPPPPPPPVSAPAAEAAPPVSAATIAAAAATAVVAPTSTVAVAPVASALEKKTKSKGPYICALCAKEFKNGYNLRRHEAIHTGAKAGRVPSGAMKMPTMVPLSLLSVPQLSGAGGGGGEAGAGGGAAAVAAGGVVTTTASGKRIRKNHACEMCGKAFRDVYHLNRHKLSHSDEKPYQCPVCQQRFKRKDRMSYHVRSHDGAVHKPYNCSHCGKSFSRPDHLNSHVRQVHSTERPFKCEKCEAAFATKDRLRAHTVRHEEKVPCHVCGKMLSSAYISDHMKVHSQGPHHVCELCNKGTGEVCPMAGEVCPMAAAAAAAAAAAAVAAPPTAVGSLSGAEGVPVSSQPLPSQPW
- the MAZ gene encoding myc-associated zinc finger protein isoform X3 — translated: MDPGNWSSFIFQGHAQNPLQVGAELQSRFFASQGCAQSPFQAAPAPPPTPQAPAAEPLQVDLLPVLAAAQESAAAAAAAAAAAAAAAVAAAPPAPAAASTVDTAALKQPPAPPPPPPPVSAPAAEAAPPVSAATIAAAAATAVVAPTSTVAVAPVASALEKKTKSKGPYICALCAKEFKNGYNLRRHEAIHTGAKAGRVPSGAMKMPTMVPLSLLSVPQLSGAGGGGGEAGAGGGAAAVAAGGVVTTTASGKRIRKNHACEMCGKAFRDVYHLNRHKLSHSDEKPYQCPVCQQRFKRKDRMSYHVRSHDGAVHKPYNCSHCGKSFSRPDHLNSHVRQVHSTERPFKCEKCEAAFATKDRLRAHTVRHEEKVPCHVCGKMLSSAYISDHMKVHSQGPHHVCELCNKGFTTAAYLRIHAVKDHGLQAPRADRILCKLCSVHCKTPAQLAGHMQTHLGGAAPPVPGDAPQPQPTC
- the MAZ gene encoding myc-associated zinc finger protein isoform X1, giving the protein MFPVFPCTLLAPPFPVLGLDSRGVGGLMNSFPPPQGHAQNPLQVGAELQSRFFASQGCAQSPFQAAPAPPPTPQAPAAEPLQVDLLPVLAAAQESAAAAAAAAAAAAAAAVAAAPPAPAAASTVDTAALKQPPAPPPPPPPVSAPAAEAAPPVSAATIAAAAATAVVAPTSTVAVAPVASALEKKTKSKGPYICALCAKEFKNGYNLRRHEAIHTGAKAGRVPSGAMKMPTMVPLSLLSVPQLSGAGGGGGEAGAGGGAAAVAAGGVVTTTASGKRIRKNHACEMCGKAFRDVYHLNRHKLSHSDEKPYQCPVCQQRFKRKDRMSYHVRSHDGAVHKPYNCSHCGKSFSRPDHLNSHVRQVHSTERPFKCEKCEAAFATKDRLRAHTVRHEEKVPCHVCGKMLSSAYISDHMKVHSQGPHHVCELCNKGFTTAAYLRIHAVKDHGLQAPRADRILCKLCSVHCKTPAQLAGHMQTHLGGAAPPVPGDAPQPQPTC